aacaatttaatttcattaaaattcaaacattacaatatgaaataaaaaaactacaatttcTCAACGGCGGCGGTTGCggttccaaacttcttcaatcatatcGGTCATGAGATGAGTATGGTCTAGTTAGTTGCGCATTGAGGCATGTCGCTGTAGAACCGCACCGAAGCCCATCGGTAATCCTCGAGTGACAGGCGAGGTCGCCGTGCTGGAGCTAGATCCGGCTTCATCATCCACCCAATCGGTGACATGTCCACGTTcttgttcgactatcatgttatgcatgatgatgcacgcatacatgacgtCGGCGATGACTTCCTTGTACCAGAAACGCGTCGGACCTTTCACGATTGCCCACCGCGAAtggagcaccccaaaagcccgctccacatccttccgcGCGGACTCCTGCTTTGCCACAAACAAGACTCTCCTCTCACCAATTAGGCAGCTGATCGTCTTCAAAAAAATAGGCCACCTTGGGTATATGTCATCGGCcaagtagtaccccatatgatgTGAGCGGCCGTTGGCAGTCAACTGGATGGGCCGGACCGCGACCCCTGCACTGATCGGCGAATAGGgtggacgagttgaggacgttgatgtcattgttcgacccggctacaccAAAGTAGGCATGCCAAATCCAGAGCCGGTGGTCAGCGACGGCTTCTaggatcatcgtcgggtggCAGCCCTTGTAGCCGCTAgtaaattggcctctccacgccgtcgggcagttcttccactgccaGGTGCATACAGATCGATGCTTCCTAGCATCCCAGGGAAGCCGTGCACCGTCTCGTGCATCCGCATCCGGCTCTGGCAATCATCAGCAGTCGGGCGTCTCAAATATGTGTCGCCAAAAGCCTCCACAACTAACTTACAAAATTTCTTGAGACATTCGCGGCCAGTTGTATCCCCGACgtgaaggtactcgtcgaacatatcgCTGTTGTGTCATAGGCCAACTGGCGGAtcgcaaccgtgcacttctGCAACGGCGTAAGTCCGGGTCCGCCAATCCCGTCTTCCCGATCTGGAAGTACTCATCACGTCCCTCCAACGTGTGCACAATGCAGAGAAAAAGATCTCGGCTCATTCTAAAACGTCGGTGAAAACATTTGGGCCCCACCTTGGATTCTCGGCAAAATAATATG
The nucleotide sequence above comes from Salvia hispanica cultivar TCC Black 2014 chromosome 5, UniMelb_Shisp_WGS_1.0, whole genome shotgun sequence. Encoded proteins:
- the LOC125189745 gene encoding uncharacterized protein LOC125189745 is translated as MTSTSSTRPPYSPISAGVAVRPIQLTANGRSHHMGYYLADDIYPRWPIFLKTISCLIGERRVLFVAKQESARKDVERAFGVLHSRWAIVKGPTRFWYKEVIADVMYACIIMHNMIVEQERGHVTDWVDDEAGSSSSTATSPVTRGLPMGFGAVLQRHASMRN